ATAAATCAGAAGACATTATGTGAAAGGGGTGAGAAAAGTTTTCAAAGAGCCACAATATGCATTAGTTGTGTGGTCATACATAATGATGTGAAAGTCAACAAGCACATATCACTCTTTCATAAGCACAAAAAACAAGCACAAATTTTGACCTACTTTCTTAATTAACTTAAGGTAAGGGCGGGCGCTTTCCATTAGCATCTTTTAGTCCTCTTATTTTTATGACCACCTTTACTTCTCATATTGCTGGCAGTCATAAGTTTATAATCAGATGTTGGTATTTCACTTAGCTTCCCAAATCTTTTCTCATAGAAGTGCCATAACTCAGCCCTGAACATAGAAATTCACGTAAGTAAGATATTGACATGGAATAATTAAAACTTCAGCACACTCCATAATTACCAGTATGCTAGGAACTGGAAGGGCGCATATTTTCCATATATCTCTTCAACATCCCTTTGAACTGTTTGAATGGTGGATTTTTTGGCATGCACCTGTATTGACAGCTATGGGACATTGGAAGCATATCTTCAACAGTTGACAGAGCATTGGGTTAGAAACAAAAGCTGACCTGTTTTAGATGTCTCACTGTCTCAGAATCAGCTGGAATGATATGATAAAATCCCATGCACATAAGCACATTTGCGCATGTGAAAGGACCAAATCCATCTATCTGTCTAAACTGATCAGCCAACTTGTTATAGCAAGAAGAGCTTGCTCCATTAGCACAACCTTCTTCAACTTCTCTTAGCGGAATCCTCCCTTCTACAATGCTCTGGGCAAGTTTTATGATTCGAATTGCTCGGTAGCCAAGATTGCAGCGCTTGGCCAGAAAACTTTCATCAAGATTTGCTAGTTCTCTTGGACTGGGGAAATTACAAATCATCTTGTTCACATCAGGTTGTATTCCATGCTGAGATTGAAGACTATCAGGCGCACAGGAATCAGACCCATGACGTGAACTGCATCTTGCACATGAATCATTTTCTACACTCTCCAGAGTTTCTCTTCCAATAGGGGCACTATCTGTTTTCAAGTTAGCATCAGCTTCCAAGAGGGTTCCTGTTTCCACAATCTTGCTTGCTAAGTGTTTTGAAACTTTACATGCTCTGATATTTCTCTTGGACTCTTTACCAGCAGACGTGTTCGGAATAAAATTATGAGCAGTGTCGTTACATTTATTCTTGACAGTCGCATTCACAGCTTGAGCAACAAACACACCAGATGATTTACACTGCAGTTCACACTGTAACTCACAAAGTGCTCTAGCCATGCTCAAAGTCCTCGGCCATCTgttcaagagagagagagagagagagacaaaagACACCATCATATTACTCCCAGggacattttatcaaacaaagcAAAGGCATGCCAAAGACATGGAGAAAGGACTCGACATTcgttaacaaaagaaaagatagaGTGGAGAGTATTACTGGCAATTACAAAGAAGAATGCACTTGACCATATCCTCAAACAGAGTGGGAGACCTAAACACTCTCCCACCAAAGCCTGTCAACCAAGAATAGTTTTCCTCCGCGGCTGCCGCCTCTGCCATCTTTCTAAACTCTCTTGCATTCCTTTCATCTGTTTCCGACAACCTCAGCATCCTCACCACCTGAGCCACCAGTGATTCTTGATGCTTTGGAGAGAGACAACGCGTGCCATAAACGCGGACGCTGAGAGAGCGAGGGAGGTGAGGAGGGTGAGAGATGGAGACAAAGAGTGAAGTAGTAGGAGTGGAAACTTGAGGATCAGAATCAGAATCAGAATCAGATAGAGAGAGACGCAAAGGTCGAGAGAATGTTAGGGAGAGAGGGTCCCAATGGTTGGGAGACATCATGAATAAGCCATGGCTGCATACTGCTTTCTCTAAGTTGAATGTCTCTGCTGCGTCTCCTAGTGGAATTTCCAACACTacactctcttcttcttcttcttcttcttttccatcAGTTTTTGTGTTTTCCATTTCTCTTCTTCTGCTTCAAGATTGCAACCCAACTAGCTTTTGATACAGGttattaacttttgattttcttaacaCCATTCCTCTACTTTTTCCTTAAGCTCACACCCATAATACTCGCTTAGGGTATAAAGCAAGAGGTTttaggaaaaattataaataatttgatgGTGTTTCGGCATCGGggataaaaattaggtttaacTTGATTATTAGAGCATCTTCAAtagtaaaaattatatagaaaagtCAAATTGTTAATATAGCTTATTAATTAGGgtaaatatagtttttcttcttcttcttatgtgcattctataaagaaaaatcattttaacaacccttttgtattttaatatatttaatattaatacatttattttttaagaaaagttgtGGAGatgaaagaataaatatttaaataatatattttaatttttttgtttttttggcagatatacatgaattgtttttcttcaataaaaaaaaaatatattttttgacttCTCATTTGACTATTCTTTTGAAGTTGCAAAATTAGGAGACAAAAgcttaataaattagtttttttttttctctcccattAACCTTAGCATGTGTTTTAAATGCTTatagatgaaaataaattaaaaataaatttttgaaatctaaaaatttaaaacttgattttaatggataaatttgaattaaatgatgATATTTCATCTACTATAGCAAACAatcattattcattttattaGGGTGGACTTCTCATCCACCTCATCATTCTTCCTTTAAGATATGGAGGCAAGGCACGTGGGCATCATATTACATGCCTAGATGCGCAAGGGCTTAACTTTTATATTAGGCATACAAGGCCATCCTTTTAGACCTAACACCAAGCCtccttttatatttcttttcatttttatataaaaattaattttttttattttgagtaaaattaactataaacaAAATACTTAAactattattcattttttccaTAGTTTTCAAAtaggattatattttttatgataatattaacaattacttcgtgaattattatatatatgtacctaaaatgaaaaaattatgaaacaataTGCTTATGAAAATTACATGAGAATAAatattctgttttatttttttattgttaatttttttagaataattaatattttatctattccTATATTACATATGAATTATTGAGtcttgattgttttatttttgaatgaaactagctttttagattgtttttgtttttaaagaaacaatGATTCctgtaaaaacaaatcatgttttcaccaaataaataaataaatgaacaagGAAATGAAGTATTGattgaaaagttatatttttccttcttaattCAAATGATTAAAAGTTTTATGAATATGTATTGTAattgcctttagtttttttattcaaaaaacaagctattaattaaaaatagatatttttatattcacaaaaaaataatgaataaaaaaatcacctaacagattatatttattttttatagaattgaattattgttgtttttgacaaatatctattttaattacaataaaattaaattagcatCCATGTAAAAAGGTTAGGGTTAGTAATGGTAAGTAGAAGAAGGAATGATAGTTGAAAATCAACCTTTATCTTGTTTGGATATGCaaagagaatgaaaataaaaataaaaagtttaaaaataagattaattaataaattataaaaaaatccttaattaatgaaagtaatatttttattttaagttaaggatatttgataataatttcaACCCTTTAAACATCCCAATTCaaggtattaatatttttaattagttgagGGGTTTGAACCATCCTATTCCtctaaccttctttttttttttttttttttttagagcgtTGAAAGTCAAACAAAGATAGAGGATCTTAAATTCTCTTTTATGTATTGGTTTCAAGATTTATTAATCATCTTTCAAGTGCTTgatcaatagtttttttattttaaatatagtaaACATCAATAAGATCTAGATTGTAAACCTCTGTCGGCAAAGCAAACCTACATGTTCGACTTCTTAAATTTGGAGGTGTTgtcattcttttttatcatgttttattcCTTAACCAATATATCTCACCATCTTAATTTCTCATTGCCTTCAATATGTGTTTCA
This region of Populus alba chromosome 3, ASM523922v2, whole genome shotgun sequence genomic DNA includes:
- the LOC118031045 gene encoding uncharacterized protein isoform X1, coding for MENTKTDGKEEEEEEESVVLEIPLGDAAETFNLEKAVCSHGLFMMSPNHWDPLSLTFSRPLRLSLSDSDSDSDPQVSTPTTSLFVSISHPPHLPRSLSVRVYGTRCLSPKHQESLVAQVVRMLRLSETDERNAREFRKMAEAAAAEENYSWLTGFGGRVFRSPTLFEDMVKCILLCNCQWPRTLSMARALCELQCELQCKSSGVFVAQAVNATVKNKCNDTAHNFIPNTSAGKESKRNIRACKVSKHLASKIVETGTLLEADANLKTDSAPIGRETLESVENDSCARCSSRHGSDSCAPDSLQSQHGIQPDVNKMICNFPSPRELANLDESFLAKRCNLGYRAIRIIKLAQSIVEGRIPLREVEEGCANGASSSCYNKLADQFRQIDGFGPFTCANVLMCMGFYHIIPADSETVRHLKQLSIQVHAKKSTIQTVQRDVEEIYGKYAPFQFLAYWAELWHFYEKRFGKLSEIPTSDYKLMTASNMRSKGGHKNKRTKRC
- the LOC118031045 gene encoding uncharacterized protein isoform X2, which produces MENTKTDGKEEEEEEESVVLEIPLGDAAETFNLEKAVCSHGLFMMSPNHWDPLSLTFSRPLRLSLSDSDSDSDPQVSTPTTSLFVSISHPPHLPRSLSVRVYGTRCLSPKHQESLVAQVVRMLRLSETDERNAREFRKMAEAAAAEENYSWLTGFGGRVFRSPTLFEDMVKCILLCNCQWPRTLSMARALCELQCELQCKSSGVFVAQAVNATVKNKCNDTAHNFIPNTSAGKESKRNIRACKVSKHLASKIVETGTLLEADANLKTDSAPIGRETLESVENDSCARCSSRHGSDSCAPDSLQSQHGIQPDVNKMICNFPSPRELANLDESFLAKRCNLGYRAIRIIKLAQSIVEGRIPLREVEEGCANGASSSCYNKLADQFRQIDGFGPFTCANVLMCMGFYHIIPADSETVRHLKQVHAKKSTIQTVQRDVEEIYGKYAPFQFLAYWAELWHFYEKRFGKLSEIPTSDYKLMTASNMRSKGGHKNKRTKRC